A single region of the Bacillota bacterium genome encodes:
- a CDS encoding DUF2508 family protein — MDLWLSLDRTLELARQRLSLTRQTGESAEETRLRNEIRAVCADMERADRVFNDATDPDIIDAAIYTMRACERRLGYLVKQAKRLRATECAEGWDQAPLLGQIGVDTRSGPC, encoded by the coding sequence ATGGACCTCTGGCTGTCACTCGATCGGACCTTGGAGTTGGCCCGGCAAAGGCTCTCGCTAACCAGGCAGACAGGAGAGTCGGCGGAGGAGACCCGGCTTCGCAACGAGATCCGTGCCGTCTGCGCCGACATGGAACGGGCAGACCGGGTGTTCAACGACGCTACGGACCCGGATATCATCGACGCCGCGATTTACACGATGAGAGCGTGCGAGCGGAGACTAGGTTACCTGGTGAAACAGGCGAAGAGACTCAGAGCGACTGAGTGCGCCGAGGGGTGGGACCAGGCACCGCTACTGGGACAAATTGGCGTTGACACCCGTTCAGGGCCGTGTTAG